A single window of Methanoregula sp. DNA harbors:
- a CDS encoding putative sulfate/molybdate transporter: MTEEERPALKFSLSELAGAFGDFGTIIPLIVAVALVTTMNIGAMLLFFGIWYMITGYYYGLPIPIEPMKAIAVIVIAERLGAGEIAAAGLILGVLFLLMSYGPLLRWLEAAIPTSVVRGIQLGLALLLVRTSVGFIISDPLFSAIGIMIILLFLIIIFYQERIPDLSALIIIAIGVAAGIIINGLPQVQVLTFQALIIPPPADYIDAMYSLVPAQALLTVTNAILATALLTKDLFKREVPAPHLSRSIGIMNLISVPLGGFPMCHGAGGLAGQYRYGARTGGANILAGLIFIVLALFFASADMLTLIPVGLFGALLLFVALEMGKHSFRTESLPVTILIGVLALISSMTVAFFIGIIAAYLVHKSGFAKIPGSGQ; encoded by the coding sequence ATGACCGAGGAAGAAAGACCGGCATTGAAGTTCTCGCTCTCCGAGCTTGCCGGGGCTTTTGGTGATTTCGGGACGATCATCCCGCTCATCGTTGCTGTCGCGCTCGTGACGACGATGAATATCGGCGCCATGCTCCTTTTCTTTGGTATCTGGTACATGATTACCGGGTATTATTACGGGCTTCCGATCCCGATCGAACCGATGAAAGCAATAGCGGTCATCGTGATCGCCGAGAGGCTGGGTGCCGGTGAGATTGCCGCTGCCGGGCTCATCCTCGGGGTTCTCTTCCTGCTGATGAGTTACGGGCCGCTCCTTCGATGGCTGGAAGCGGCCATCCCGACGTCAGTCGTCCGAGGTATCCAGCTTGGGCTCGCCCTGCTGCTTGTCAGGACTTCTGTCGGTTTTATCATCTCCGACCCGCTTTTTTCAGCCATCGGAATCATGATTATCCTTTTGTTCCTGATCATCATTTTTTACCAGGAACGGATCCCTGATCTGTCGGCATTGATCATTATCGCTATAGGAGTCGCTGCAGGCATTATCATCAACGGGCTGCCGCAGGTGCAGGTGCTGACATTTCAGGCACTCATCATCCCACCTCCTGCGGATTATATAGATGCGATGTATTCCCTTGTCCCGGCACAGGCACTCCTCACGGTCACAAATGCCATTCTCGCGACAGCGCTCCTGACAAAAGATCTTTTTAAACGGGAGGTGCCTGCCCCGCACCTGTCCCGGAGCATCGGGATCATGAACCTCATCTCTGTCCCGCTGGGCGGGTTTCCCATGTGCCACGGTGCCGGAGGACTTGCCGGGCAGTACCGTTACGGGGCCCGGACCGGCGGGGCAAACATCCTCGCAGGGCTGATCTTCATCGTTCTTGCCCTCTTTTTTGCCTCTGCCGATATGCTCACGCTCATTCCGGTGGGACTCTTCGGGGCGCTTCTCTTGTTTGTTGCCTTGGAGATGGGCAAACACAGTTTCAGGACAGAATCGCTGCCGGTGACGATACTGATTGGAGTGCTCGCGCTCATCAGTTCAATGACGGTCGCATTTTTCATCGGGATTATTGCAGCATACCTGGTTCACAAATCAGGGTTTGCTAAAATACCTGGATCCGGGCAATAA
- a CDS encoding ABC transporter ATP-binding protein, whose amino-acid sequence MIRISGLSRRFGDREVIKDIDLEIRHGEIFALIGPSGSGKTTMLRLIDLLDRPSDGSIIFDGLQTEGKESERRSIRRRMAMVFQKPGVLNTTVERNVAFGLEFRGIPPDMIHQRVGEALQKVGLSGFAKRRATSLSGGEMQRVAIARAIVTRPEVLLLDEPTANLDPISTGIIENLIVWINKEKETTIVIATHDMGQGQRLASRIGVMMDGRLVQAGEMYDIFYHPVNRAIASFVGIDPVRGGIVESNENDLATIAIKSSRIQAVTSLEKGQRVALCIRPEEVTLSLPDTSPPASSARNCLAGMITRLLPFGPFTRVHIDCGFPITALLTRRSCEELALAPLMRVNATIKATAVHVIPDPAETDLPPVGLGETG is encoded by the coding sequence ATGATCAGGATCTCAGGTCTGTCGCGCCGGTTCGGGGATCGCGAAGTCATAAAGGATATTGATTTGGAGATCCGTCATGGGGAGATCTTTGCCCTTATCGGCCCCTCCGGAAGCGGCAAGACCACGATGCTCCGGCTCATCGATCTTCTTGATCGCCCGTCTGACGGATCTATCATCTTTGACGGCCTGCAGACAGAGGGTAAAGAATCCGAACGGCGATCCATCCGGAGACGGATGGCGATGGTCTTCCAGAAACCCGGTGTGCTGAATACGACCGTTGAGCGAAATGTTGCATTCGGGCTTGAATTCCGGGGAATACCACCTGATATGATTCATCAGCGTGTTGGAGAAGCCCTGCAGAAGGTGGGACTTTCCGGTTTTGCAAAGCGCCGTGCAACCTCACTCTCCGGAGGGGAGATGCAACGCGTCGCTATCGCCAGGGCAATTGTCACAAGGCCGGAAGTACTCCTTCTTGATGAACCTACTGCAAACCTTGACCCTATCTCCACCGGGATCATCGAAAATCTCATTGTATGGATCAACAAGGAGAAAGAAACCACCATCGTTATAGCCACCCACGACATGGGACAGGGGCAGCGTCTTGCCAGCCGTATAGGTGTGATGATGGACGGCCGGCTTGTCCAGGCGGGGGAGATGTACGATATATTCTACCATCCTGTAAACCGTGCGATTGCCAGCTTTGTCGGAATCGATCCGGTTCGCGGTGGCATCGTGGAGTCCAATGAAAACGATCTTGCCACGATTGCGATCAAAAGTTCCCGTATACAGGCAGTCACATCGCTAGAAAAAGGGCAACGGGTGGCTCTCTGCATACGCCCGGAAGAGGTTACGCTCTCACTACCGGACACCTCCCCCCCGGCAAGCAGCGCCAGGAATTGTCTGGCTGGCATGATAACCCGCCTTCTGCCTTTTGGACCGTTCACACGCGTACATATAGACTGCGGGTTCCCCATTACAGCACTGCTCACCCGGCGTTCGTGCGAAGAGCTCGCTCTTGCCCCCCTGATGCGGGTAAATGCAACAATAAAAGCCACTGCGGTTCACGTGATACCTGATCCTGCTGAGACCGACCTGCCTCCTGTTGGACTGGGAGAGACAGGATAG
- the hisD gene encoding histidinol dehydrogenase gives MWKAVEVDAWIAGRKSSLEDVRSSVTGIIDRVQKEGDSALRALAKKHVELTDIAVSDEERESAYDQVNAKIVESLIEAEVRIERFHELQRPKDLWLEEVEPGIVLGVKTTALRRVGIYVPGGRAAYPSSALMCAVPARVAGVKEICACSPPPIKPLTLVALDIAGVTEIYNAGGAQAIAAMALGTETVRPVQKIVGPGNVYVTMAKMMLRENVEIDFPAGPSEIGIIADQTADPRIVAADILAQAEHDPNAACILITMDKSLAERVGKEVAAMTKKAPRKEIIEKALENSGYALVSGMDEAIAASDAIAPEHLSIQVADPLSVVTRVQNAGAIFIGRYSAVACGDYAVGTNHVLPTAGYAKTYSGLDVQHFCKTTSVEMISRDGLEAIGDVVETIADAEGLSAHAESVRVRRKMQ, from the coding sequence ATGTGGAAGGCAGTCGAGGTCGATGCATGGATCGCGGGCAGGAAGTCCAGCCTTGAGGATGTGCGTAGCTCCGTCACCGGGATCATTGACCGGGTGCAGAAAGAGGGGGACTCTGCACTGCGGGCGCTCGCGAAAAAACATGTTGAGCTTACCGATATAGCCGTCTCCGATGAAGAGCGCGAATCCGCATATGATCAGGTGAATGCGAAAATTGTCGAGAGCCTGATCGAAGCGGAGGTAAGGATTGAACGCTTCCACGAGCTCCAGCGCCCCAAGGACCTATGGCTGGAAGAGGTGGAGCCCGGTATAGTACTGGGTGTAAAAACAACCGCGCTCCGCCGGGTCGGCATCTATGTACCCGGTGGCCGGGCTGCCTACCCCTCTTCAGCCCTGATGTGTGCAGTCCCGGCACGCGTTGCCGGGGTAAAAGAGATCTGCGCCTGCTCTCCTCCTCCGATAAAACCCCTCACGCTTGTTGCGCTGGATATCGCCGGTGTCACTGAGATCTATAATGCCGGAGGAGCTCAGGCAATCGCGGCGATGGCGCTGGGTACGGAAACGGTCCGGCCGGTACAGAAAATCGTCGGTCCCGGGAACGTGTACGTGACCATGGCAAAGATGATGCTCCGCGAGAACGTTGAGATCGATTTCCCTGCCGGACCAAGCGAGATCGGGATCATCGCGGATCAGACCGCCGACCCCCGCATCGTTGCCGCTGATATCCTTGCCCAGGCAGAGCACGACCCCAATGCTGCCTGCATCCTGATCACAATGGATAAATCCCTTGCGGAACGGGTCGGAAAAGAGGTCGCCGCCATGACAAAAAAAGCGCCAAGGAAAGAGATCATTGAAAAGGCGCTTGAAAATTCCGGGTATGCCCTTGTCAGCGGTATGGATGAAGCGATCGCTGCTTCAGATGCAATTGCCCCAGAGCACCTTTCCATCCAGGTCGCTGATCCCCTTTCTGTGGTCACACGCGTTCAGAATGCCGGCGCAATATTTATCGGGCGGTACTCTGCGGTTGCCTGCGGGGATTACGCGGTGGGGACCAACCATGTGCTTCCGACAGCGGGATATGCAAAGACCTATTCAGGGCTTGATGTGCAGCACTTCTGCAAGACAACATCAGTTGAGATGATCAGCCGGGACGGATTGGAGGCAATCGGGGATGTCGTCGAAACCATCGCTGATGCCGAGGGTCTTTCAGCCCATGCAGAATCAGTGCGTGTGCGGCGAAAAATGCAATAA
- a CDS encoding ABC transporter permease → MQEIIDGFNQAFQLIVSLNPELLEVTALSLAISISATVIATLIAIPVGGLIHFREFTGKRAVITVIQTLYSVPTVIIGLFVYLLISRSGPLGFFGLLFTPVGMIIGQSILILPIMIGLTITALSGVDRNIRDMLISLGATEFQNITQIVREARFAILGAVILGFGRAISEVGVAMMIGGNIRGATRVLTTSIALETGMGNFGLSIALGIVLLVIALAVVLIMNLITSGALSDSDKILGGPQA, encoded by the coding sequence GTGCAGGAGATCATTGACGGGTTTAATCAGGCGTTCCAGCTGATAGTCTCACTCAATCCGGAACTCCTTGAGGTCACCGCGCTCTCCCTAGCAATCTCAATTTCTGCTACGGTAATCGCCACGCTTATTGCGATACCTGTTGGAGGGCTGATCCATTTCCGCGAATTTACCGGAAAGCGTGCCGTGATCACTGTAATCCAGACCCTGTATTCAGTCCCGACAGTCATCATCGGTCTGTTCGTGTACCTGCTCATATCCCGGTCCGGGCCTCTTGGGTTTTTCGGGCTGCTCTTTACTCCCGTAGGTATGATCATCGGGCAGTCGATCCTGATCCTGCCGATTATGATCGGGCTTACCATCACAGCCCTCTCCGGGGTTGACCGGAACATCCGGGACATGCTCATTTCTCTTGGGGCGACCGAATTCCAGAACATAACCCAGATCGTACGGGAGGCCCGGTTTGCGATCCTCGGTGCGGTGATCCTCGGGTTCGGGAGGGCGATCTCCGAGGTTGGTGTTGCGATGATGATCGGAGGGAATATCCGGGGTGCAACACGCGTTCTTACCACATCGATCGCACTCGAGACCGGCATGGGTAACTTCGGGCTCTCTATTGCGCTTGGCATCGTCCTGCTCGTCATCGCGCTGGCCGTAGTTCTGATCATGAACCTGATCACCTCTGGTGCACTCTCGGATTCCGACAAAATACTAGGGGGCCCGCAGGCATGA
- a CDS encoding MBL fold metallo-hydrolase, whose translation MQCTILASGSKGNCMLIEGSCGALLIDAGLSAKEIIKRLTSAGKQTENILAILVTHEHGDHISGVDVLSRRLQIPVFATRGTLHDFLTNRRKSGKPLDIHSCTYNNEFCIGDFLIEPFATSHDANEPCGFCIMEEGIRLGCCTDTGIVNPGMLSRLLRCDGVVLESNHCPEMLKNGPYPESLKRRIRSARGHLSNNAASLCLQTLGRDVHSMILAHVSEVNNTPEKVRLSAQNGLGLLYGETSITIATQAGTSDTCPQVLNL comes from the coding sequence ATGCAGTGCACCATCCTTGCAAGCGGGAGCAAAGGCAATTGTATGCTTATAGAAGGATCGTGCGGTGCCCTGCTCATCGATGCCGGACTTTCTGCAAAGGAGATAATAAAACGCCTCACCTCAGCAGGAAAACAAACTGAAAATATCCTTGCGATCCTTGTTACCCACGAACACGGGGACCATATCTCCGGGGTAGATGTCCTCTCCCGCAGGCTCCAGATCCCGGTCTTTGCAACACGGGGTACATTGCATGATTTCCTGACTAACCGCCGGAAATCCGGTAAACCCCTGGACATCCACAGCTGCACCTATAACAATGAATTCTGCATCGGGGATTTTCTCATCGAACCGTTTGCCACATCGCATGACGCAAATGAGCCGTGCGGGTTCTGTATCATGGAAGAGGGCATCAGGCTCGGGTGCTGCACGGACACCGGTATTGTCAATCCGGGAATGTTATCCCGCCTGCTCCGGTGCGACGGTGTCGTGCTCGAGAGCAACCACTGTCCGGAGATGCTGAAAAACGGCCCTTACCCGGAATCCTTAAAACGGCGGATCAGATCGGCGCGGGGACACCTGTCCAACAACGCCGCATCACTCTGCCTACAGACGCTGGGGCGGGATGTGCACTCTATGATACTCGCACATGTCAGCGAAGTGAACAACACCCCGGAAAAAGTAAGACTCAGTGCCCAGAACGGGCTCGGACTCCTCTATGGCGAGACCTCCATAACCATCGCTACACAGGCCGGGACGTCAGACACCTGCCCGCAGGTGCTTAACCTCTGA
- the wtpA gene encoding tungstate ABC transporter substrate-binding protein WtpA translates to MRGSFKHSILLLLFLLIIGGVIIAGCTTPSETATPGPAGATPVATEKPATAEKPKLLLATTTSLYDTGLLNYLEPNFESKYNVDLQITSQGTGKAIELAKKGDADVLLVHSPSQEQTFLEDGYGLNRRTFAYNYFVIVGPASDPAGIKGKTPEEAFKAILTQGKAGKAGVMFVSRGDASGTHTSEQSVWKAAKYTYATDVQKSGNWYIEAGKGMGETLQMASEKGAYTYTDEGTFLAYQGKLNLVPLVTQGPVLMNLYSVMTVYPANPQPDKIAMSNNFINWLISPETMTDIGNYGKDKYGKGLFTPMTAGVPKGVTADFTTPATATKPLKVYHAGSLATSFGKLEKMFEKAHPDIDVQLFSGGSGALVDKVNKQNQKADVLASADYSLISKYLYPANATSYVNFAKNTIVLCYVDQSKYAQEINKNNWYMILGRDGVTYAISDPKSDPAGYRSLMTIGLAEKAYNFPFIFDTLVTPYSKIKKTSSNNVWTIDVTTTEPDAKKLTITPTGPDIAPLLKDGKVDYAFEYSSVAVQSGLKYIVLPPEIDLSDPARMVSYQTMQVKRPSGTTTVTETGMPIIYAVTVPVSARSPDMGVEFVKLLISSDGQAVLNADGQTPIVPAEGYGSVPDALKPVVTVKV, encoded by the coding sequence ATGAGAGGTTCCTTCAAACATTCCATACTCCTGCTTTTATTCCTCCTCATTATCGGAGGCGTGATCATTGCAGGCTGTACGACACCGAGTGAAACAGCAACCCCGGGCCCGGCCGGTGCAACACCGGTCGCGACGGAAAAACCAGCGACTGCTGAAAAGCCAAAGCTCCTGCTTGCGACAACAACAAGCCTGTACGATACCGGGCTGCTCAATTACCTTGAGCCGAATTTTGAGTCAAAGTATAACGTCGACCTACAGATCACGTCACAGGGCACGGGTAAGGCAATCGAGCTCGCAAAGAAGGGCGACGCTGATGTCCTGCTCGTCCACTCTCCTTCACAAGAACAGACATTCCTTGAAGACGGTTACGGGCTGAACCGACGCACATTTGCCTACAACTACTTCGTGATTGTCGGCCCGGCCAGCGATCCCGCGGGCATCAAGGGCAAGACTCCCGAAGAGGCATTCAAGGCGATCCTGACGCAGGGCAAGGCAGGAAAAGCAGGTGTTATGTTCGTCTCCCGAGGTGACGCATCCGGCACACACACGTCCGAACAGAGCGTGTGGAAGGCAGCGAAATACACCTATGCAACGGACGTCCAGAAATCCGGGAACTGGTACATTGAGGCCGGAAAAGGCATGGGTGAGACCCTCCAGATGGCAAGTGAAAAGGGAGCCTATACCTACACCGATGAGGGCACATTCCTTGCATACCAGGGAAAACTGAACCTCGTGCCACTGGTGACCCAGGGGCCTGTCCTGATGAACCTCTATAGCGTCATGACGGTCTATCCGGCAAACCCGCAGCCGGACAAGATTGCGATGTCAAACAATTTTATCAACTGGCTAATTTCTCCGGAAACCATGACCGACATCGGCAATTATGGCAAGGACAAGTACGGAAAAGGGCTGTTCACACCCATGACAGCGGGTGTCCCGAAAGGTGTGACAGCTGACTTTACGACACCTGCAACTGCGACAAAGCCATTGAAGGTGTACCATGCAGGAAGCCTTGCCACCTCGTTTGGCAAGCTCGAGAAGATGTTTGAGAAGGCACACCCGGATATTGATGTGCAGTTGTTCTCCGGGGGCAGCGGAGCACTTGTCGACAAGGTAAACAAGCAGAACCAGAAGGCTGATGTGCTGGCAAGCGCGGACTACTCGCTCATCTCCAAGTACCTGTATCCAGCGAATGCAACATCCTATGTGAATTTCGCAAAGAACACGATAGTACTCTGCTATGTGGACCAGAGCAAATATGCACAGGAGATCAACAAGAACAACTGGTACATGATCCTCGGGCGCGATGGCGTGACCTATGCAATCAGCGACCCGAAATCGGACCCGGCAGGATACCGGTCCCTCATGACCATCGGCCTTGCTGAAAAAGCATACAACTTCCCGTTCATCTTCGACACCCTTGTCACACCCTACAGTAAGATCAAAAAGACATCATCCAACAATGTCTGGACAATCGATGTGACAACCACAGAACCTGATGCAAAGAAACTGACGATAACCCCGACAGGGCCGGACATCGCCCCGCTGCTCAAGGACGGGAAAGTCGATTATGCATTCGAGTACAGCAGCGTCGCAGTCCAGAGCGGACTGAAATACATCGTTCTCCCGCCGGAGATTGACCTTTCGGATCCTGCAAGGATGGTGTCTTACCAGACAATGCAGGTGAAACGCCCCTCGGGAACTACCACTGTTACCGAAACCGGAATGCCGATCATTTATGCGGTCACCGTTCCGGTCAGTGCAAGAAGCCCGGATATGGGAGTTGAGTTTGTAAAACTGCTCATAAGCAGCGATGGCCAGGCGGTGCTCAATGCGGATGGTCAGACCCCGATTGTGCCGGCGGAGGGATACGGCAGCGTGCCGGATGCCCTCAAACCGGTGGTCACCGTTAAGGTATAA
- a CDS encoding ATP-dependent DNA ligase — protein sequence MLFIEFSRCCERLEKISGRLEMIDVISRELPGLSPDELPVFVRFVMGRIFPDWSQKRLGIGPNLLYEAIGYVAGVKKEEVVEKINRSGDVGKTAEDLLAAKSQMTFFHEDLDLIRVYDELTALASQEGKKSQREKLLSVRRLLANAHPLEGRYLARIMLEELRIGVGEGSVREAIAKAFGVDSVLVEHAMQALNDLGEVARLAKLGPGALSDVRITLFHPVRMMLAQSGSIADMVAGHGAVAAEYKYDGSRFQFHKKGNWCRMYSRRLEDVTGALPDVIQQLLSATDHDVILDGEVIAIKDGRPMPFQSVLRRFRRRHDVAEATAEIKLVPNVFDILFLNGETMIGLPLSERRKSLESTLKFFIAPQVVSDDPIIIEKTYQAALDAGHEGIMLKVLSSPYSPGQRGKNWIKIKPEVDTLDLAVVGAEWGEGKRAHVFGSFLVACQDQGRLVPLSRVATGFSEEQLAEVYELLKDSVISKSGKEVTFEPVLVFEVGYSELQVSPTYTGGFALRFPRFVRIRDDKDILEVETLDMIRERYQRQSNSLKVQ from the coding sequence ATGCTCTTTATTGAATTTTCACGCTGCTGCGAACGGCTGGAAAAAATTTCAGGCCGGCTTGAGATGATTGATGTGATCAGCCGCGAGCTTCCGGGCCTTTCGCCCGATGAACTCCCGGTATTTGTCAGGTTTGTCATGGGCAGGATCTTTCCTGACTGGAGCCAGAAAAGACTGGGGATCGGCCCCAACCTACTCTATGAGGCGATCGGGTATGTTGCCGGGGTAAAAAAGGAGGAGGTAGTAGAAAAGATCAATCGAAGTGGTGATGTCGGGAAGACTGCCGAAGACCTCCTTGCGGCAAAATCCCAGATGACATTTTTCCATGAGGATCTTGACCTCATACGGGTCTATGACGAACTGACAGCTCTTGCGTCGCAGGAGGGCAAAAAATCCCAGCGGGAGAAACTGCTTTCGGTACGCCGGCTGCTGGCAAACGCACACCCCCTGGAGGGCAGGTATCTGGCCCGGATCATGCTTGAAGAACTCAGGATCGGTGTCGGGGAGGGCAGCGTACGTGAGGCAATTGCAAAGGCATTTGGTGTTGATTCTGTGCTGGTTGAGCATGCGATGCAGGCATTAAACGATCTCGGTGAAGTGGCACGGCTTGCAAAACTCGGGCCTGGTGCACTCAGTGATGTGCGCATCACGCTCTTTCACCCTGTCCGCATGATGCTTGCACAGTCGGGATCGATTGCAGACATGGTCGCAGGGCACGGGGCGGTTGCGGCAGAGTACAAGTATGACGGTTCCCGGTTCCAGTTCCATAAAAAAGGCAACTGGTGCCGGATGTACTCCCGCAGGCTTGAGGACGTGACCGGTGCACTCCCTGATGTAATTCAGCAGCTACTCAGCGCGACCGACCATGACGTCATTCTTGACGGGGAGGTTATTGCAATCAAAGACGGCCGGCCGATGCCATTCCAGTCCGTGCTCCGCAGGTTCCGCAGGCGGCATGACGTGGCAGAAGCGACAGCCGAGATTAAACTGGTCCCCAACGTGTTTGATATCCTCTTTTTAAACGGGGAAACGATGATCGGCCTCCCCTTGTCCGAACGACGGAAGAGCCTTGAGAGCACATTAAAATTTTTTATCGCACCGCAGGTGGTGAGCGATGATCCAATAATCATCGAAAAAACGTACCAGGCAGCACTCGATGCCGGCCATGAAGGAATAATGCTCAAGGTGCTCTCTTCACCCTATTCTCCAGGACAACGGGGCAAAAACTGGATCAAGATCAAGCCTGAAGTCGATACCCTTGACCTCGCTGTAGTCGGCGCTGAGTGGGGGGAGGGGAAGCGAGCGCATGTCTTTGGTTCCTTCCTTGTCGCATGCCAGGACCAGGGACGGCTTGTGCCATTGAGCCGGGTCGCAACAGGGTTCTCAGAAGAGCAGCTGGCCGAGGTGTATGAACTTCTCAAGGATTCCGTGATCTCAAAGTCCGGCAAAGAAGTGACCTTCGAACCGGTCCTTGTTTTTGAGGTGGGTTATTCGGAACTGCAGGTCAGCCCCACGTACACCGGGGGGTTTGCGCTCCGGTTCCCGAGGTTTGTGCGGATCCGGGATGATAAGGATATTTTAGAGGTCGAGACGCTCGACATGATACGGGAACGGTACCAACGGCAGTCGAATTCCCTGAAGGTTCAGTAG
- a CDS encoding uridylate kinase — protein sequence MEHRLELQSGLMGETLVRKHMKRKKPAGEQIRIAPDLNVVKIGGHGAIDYGREVMYPLCEEIGELSKKHQLLVVTGGGGRVRHIMDIGMDLGMPTGVLAELAAKISEQNAIMVSILLSKYSGTRIHTTDLLDLPTILKLGMLPVVHGTPPYGLYEHPAKNEMIPPHRTDTGAFLIAEVLGAKSCIIGKNVDGLYMEDPRINPDSELIRDITAEDLVKLSLEDMVIEPMVIDLLSKAVHIREVRIINCHKRGMIEKAINGRNVGTIIRAA from the coding sequence ATGGAACACCGGCTTGAGTTACAGAGTGGCCTTATGGGCGAGACGCTGGTACGAAAGCACATGAAGCGCAAAAAGCCTGCAGGGGAGCAGATCCGGATCGCGCCTGACTTAAACGTGGTCAAGATCGGCGGCCATGGCGCGATCGATTATGGCCGTGAGGTGATGTACCCGCTTTGCGAAGAGATCGGGGAGTTGTCAAAAAAGCACCAGCTCCTCGTGGTCACGGGTGGCGGCGGAAGGGTGCGCCACATCATGGACATCGGCATGGACCTCGGGATGCCGACCGGGGTGCTTGCGGAGCTTGCGGCAAAGATCTCTGAGCAGAACGCGATCATGGTCTCCATCCTGCTGTCGAAATACAGCGGGACCCGGATCCATACCACAGACCTCCTTGATCTTCCAACAATCCTGAAGCTGGGAATGCTGCCTGTTGTTCACGGCACTCCCCCCTATGGACTGTACGAGCATCCGGCTAAAAACGAGATGATCCCGCCCCACCGGACTGACACCGGTGCATTCCTTATCGCAGAGGTTCTGGGGGCAAAAAGCTGCATCATCGGAAAGAATGTTGATGGTCTCTATATGGAAGATCCCCGGATCAACCCGGACTCGGAACTGATCCGGGACATCACGGCAGAAGATCTCGTAAAACTCAGCCTTGAGGATATGGTCATCGAGCCGATGGTAATCGACCTGCTCTCAAAAGCCGTGCATATAAGAGAGGTAAGGATCATCAACTGCCATAAGCGGGGCATGATTGAGAAGGCGATCAACGGCAGGAATGTCGGAACGATCATCAGGGCAGCATAA
- the brxD gene encoding BREX system ATP-binding protein BrxD, translating into MSMSEPERMDKKKLESINIINALRRGTVPGSGLERIAVGLDVEEGVMGKQLDYVAQGGGDLKFIRGDYGSGKTFLVARTLEMARIKRFVTSHVVISPASPLYKLKALYQQVCTNLRTIEEDHAIKTIVDNWLFAIEERIMAVSGTGIVDAALEAATEREIESALAGISEMNSALAAALRTYYRANNAGDFQLAQSALGWISAEPNIGRDFKQKAGIKGDIDDTIALVFLQGLVTVMQGAGYSGLAIAVDEMETTQALPKNQRDKGYQTLVHIIDALDRGAMPRCFFLFTGTPAMFDGSRGIRSVPPLYDRISVVQTDTFKNPRQPQIILSKFDTAKLEQIALKVVDIYSQAFTEVDRERISHRFIRAMIKKITSRFGGRVDVIPRIFLKEFVDVLDKCELYEAYNPWDTYEFDAGHLKGELKKEEEAVMVVEF; encoded by the coding sequence ATGAGTATGTCGGAACCTGAACGGATGGACAAGAAAAAACTGGAGAGCATCAATATTATTAATGCCCTGCGCAGGGGGACGGTGCCGGGCAGCGGGCTTGAAAGGATCGCTGTCGGGCTTGATGTTGAAGAAGGGGTGATGGGAAAACAGCTCGATTACGTCGCGCAGGGCGGGGGGGACCTGAAGTTTATCCGGGGGGATTATGGGAGCGGAAAGACTTTTTTAGTCGCCCGCACCCTTGAAATGGCCCGAATCAAGCGATTTGTCACGTCCCATGTCGTCATCTCACCGGCATCCCCGCTCTATAAGCTCAAGGCACTCTACCAGCAGGTCTGCACAAACCTGCGGACGATAGAAGAGGATCATGCAATAAAAACCATCGTTGACAACTGGCTCTTTGCTATCGAGGAGCGGATCATGGCAGTGAGCGGCACCGGGATCGTCGACGCCGCACTTGAAGCGGCAACCGAACGGGAGATAGAGTCAGCTTTAGCCGGGATCTCGGAAATGAACTCGGCTCTTGCCGCGGCGCTCCGCACCTATTACCGGGCCAACAATGCCGGCGATTTCCAGCTGGCACAGTCCGCCTTAGGCTGGATCTCTGCTGAACCAAACATCGGCAGGGACTTCAAACAAAAAGCCGGTATCAAAGGGGATATCGACGATACCATCGCCCTTGTATTCCTCCAGGGGCTTGTCACTGTCATGCAGGGGGCGGGCTACAGCGGGCTTGCAATCGCTGTTGATGAGATGGAGACCACGCAGGCGCTCCCGAAAAACCAGCGCGACAAGGGCTACCAGACACTCGTCCATATCATTGACGCGCTTGACCGGGGCGCTATGCCCCGGTGCTTCTTCCTGTTCACCGGTACCCCGGCGATGTTTGACGGATCCCGCGGGATCCGGTCGGTGCCGCCGCTCTATGACCGGATCAGCGTGGTTCAGACTGACACATTTAAAAATCCCCGCCAGCCCCAGATCATCCTCTCGAAATTCGACACCGCAAAGCTTGAGCAGATCGCACTGAAAGTGGTCGATATCTACTCGCAGGCATTTACCGAGGTGGACCGGGAACGTATCTCCCACCGGTTCATACGGGCGATGATCAAGAAGATCACCAGCCGGTTTGGCGGGAGGGTGGATGTCATCCCGCGGATCTTTTTAAAGGAGTTTGTCGATGTGCTCGATAAGTGCGAACTCTATGAGGCTTATAACCCGTGGGACACCTACGAGTTTGATGCAGGGCACCTAAAAGGCGAGCTTAAAAAAGAAGAAGAAGCTGTGATGGTAGTGGAGTTCTGA